CAGCGCTcgactacctactaaccttctactctattCCTTGATGAAAGATTCATGGAAAGAAAGGAAGAGTTCAGATGGAGAAAGGTTATAGAAACGCACTCAAAAAGTAGGGAATAAACTCGACAATTTTTATAATGTACCCCTACTGATACACACAAAACTCTTGTGGCTCTCTAAGGAATATTTGCTTGGTAGTGCTCTTGGTTGCCCTTGTACCTAACAGAATTCATAGGAGCTCTTACCTGTTGGTATATGGGACCATATAGTTTGGGTAGTCTTCTGGAAAGTGTATGCCCCccaccctcacccccacccccGCCCCGCACGTTGTTAGTGTTGTGCCTAGATGTGTTTAACCCATTAGCCGAGTTCACTGCATTAACTTATGGAGTAGGCTTCTTATATCAACTATTGTATTGTCTTCTGGCTTGTCTTGAGAAGTCTGTGAATGTATATTTTCTTGTTGTTGCTTAGTGTGAGGTTGTATGTTCAGCCAATAAACTATATTCCTATCCCAAATTATTTGGGACTCCATTTCATTCTAAtagtaaataatttttcttttaatgcaAATTAAGTGTCTCTAATCCCACATCTGCCTCTACACAACAATTTAGCGTCCAACTAGAATACTCTTGCAAATAATGCAAGTGTATCTAAAATAACTCTTAAGCTTGTTGGTTGGATATGAACCCTTTCGCTCTGTTATGTTATATATGTTCTTGGCTAAATTCTCCTTATCCAAAGACGTTTTGGTAAATTTGAGTCAGCTCATCTCTTGTGATTTCGAGCTGCCTTGTGCCCCTGTCCAATTGCATCTCTTCTATCATCAAATTGTTGCAACTGAGTAGTAGTTTCTTCAATGTTTTATGTatgatttgtttgttattttgatGGTATGGTAGtgtatttttagtagatggaaaATTGAGTGTTTAGCTGGTTAGTTATTAACAGTAAGTTAATTGACTGGTGTTTTCCTGTTGTGGTTGTACTTGATAAGGGAAATGTATATTCCTGTGGCCTTAATGTTCTCTTTCTCTCCTCCTGGATATTGTTATGTGGTCTGATTTTCATGCTGATATTCTCTCATTAAGATGTATCGTATTGTTGAAAACAATGCCAGGTTTTTTGTCACCATTTGTCATCTGTTATGCCCCATTTTCATTACACCTAAGTTTTTCAATTGAAAttctttccattttttatttGTCTGTTGATATTTGAGCAGTGAGGGAAGCTAGGAATGATGGCCAGCGTGGAGGAGGTCGTGGGGGACCACGTGGAGGATTGCGTGGACGCGGTCGTGGTTTTAACCAAGAATTTGTTGATGGTGAGAATACTTTTGGAAGCACTAATGGGTTCTCCGGAGGCTACAGAGCTTCTGAAGATGGAGAGTCAGGGAAACCCTCCGAGAGGAGAGGTGGATATGGAGGACCTCGCGGGGGGGTTCGTGGTGGTCGCCGTGGTGGTTTTAGCAATGGAGATGATGCTGTAGATGGTGAACGCCCCAGGAGGGTGTTTGAGCGCCGAAGTGGAACTGGACGTGGGTAAGTCATTTAAAGGAGCTCACATTACTTTTTTTATGGGTGGGTGGGTGAGGGGCCTCTGATTCTCTCTGATGTGCTTATTTAGCTGGTGTGAGCTTGAATGTTTCAAGTGTTTATGTACTGATTGTCTTATTGTATAGGTATGAATTTAAACGAGAAGGTGCAGGTCGTGGGAATTGGGGAGCTCCCACTGATGAGCTGGCACCGTGAGTCCTTTCAGctaaatttctttctttattcatCATGTTTGTTGTTTCTTATATAGTTTTAAGAATTTTGTTATTGCTTTTGAGTTCAGGGAGAACAAACCTGTTAACATAGAAGAAAAGATTGTTGATGCCGAGAAACAAGATGGGCAAGCTGATGATGCAGATGCGAATAAGGACTCTCCGATGGTTGAGCCACAAGAGAAGGAACCTGAGGAGAAGGTTGCTTTCCGTATTTTCTGATGGACTGTTTTCCACTTGTTTATATGGTCTACTTCTTCTGATGCAAATTAGTCTGTATCAGTGCATCATCTTTATCTTGGTGACTTGCTGGTTCTTCTATaacaagttatatgattctgtaATGGACATTGCATGCAATCATTTTCTGAACAGCTTGAAATTTTAATAGTAAACTATGTTGAATTTTTGCATTTTAACTTACATTCGATTTCAATACATAAGTTTGCCTTGCACTTGTTCATGTTGCTTACAGATCGTTTATTTGCATGATCCTATTGTCTTGTACTTGTATATGTATTGCCATTTGTTAACAACATACTTGTTTGATATGTAGGAAATGACCCTAGAAGAGTATGAGAAGGTAATGGAAGAGAAGAGGAAAGCCTTATTGGCTCTAAAGCCCGAGGAAAGAAAGGTCAATTTGGACAAAGAGTTTGCATCAatgcaacttttatcaaataaGAAGAATGACGACGAGGTCTTCATTAAGTTGGTGAGATGTCTGACATATGCTCCTATTTAGTTGCTTTAATGTGCTATTAGGTACTTGATTATGCTCTATTAGTATGTTAATAATCTTGCTTGGAAAATTTTCCCCAGGGTGCTGAGAAGGATAAGCATAAGGAGGCAGTGGAAAAAGCCAAGAAGGTACTTTTACGTTTTTAGCACCTTGAAACATCTAATTTGGTTTGCAGCAGCTGGCAgcaggttttgttgtatattgcaTCTTTTAGGGAGTTGTGACGCCTTATTATCCTACTGCTATATTGAGTCTGATGTtttttatttctcaacctattcCACTTTTCCTTCTGTCTCCCTTCCCATTGTTGTGGGAATACAATGTGAAGGGTGAGGGAAGGAAGCTTTATGCATGCCCATGTAAGCAAGAGGATTAGCCCCCCTCCCTGGAAAACATTTTGTTGTGAATCTTAATGATGTCATAGTTTCTCACTAATTGCTATAGCAAATGTAGTCAGAAAAAGAGTTAGTAGAAAGTTACCTAGTTGCGCTTGCACTAGCTAAAGATCCTAAATCCACATCTTTACCAACTTTACTGGCTCATTTACGAGTGACTTTGCATCAAGCAACTCAGCTGACCTTTCAATCTACTTTGAAATAGTATGAAGATTCCAGTTGGGTCAAAGCTACcaagttcaaaaaaaatttaaaaaatccagTTGGTCATGTAATCTATTTGTTCTAGCTTCTGCTGTTGTTGTTGCAGAGCTTTGGTGATTATGTTGCAGATTTAGTCGATTTCTCAAGTCGAAGCTGTTTCTGATGTGCATGTGTTCTTTTCCGAACTGATACTTTTTAGTCTCTTGTAAAGTTTTTCCCAAGTTGAGGAAGTTCATTTATGTTTTCCTAATTTGTGATTCCTAGACCCTAGTTTCAATATTTTCCAAGTACCATTTCTTTTGCTTGGTGGGCTAGTGATGCTGGGGCATGTATATTTTAATATGGGGTTTATCTTAAGGTTAGTCTTCTCCGAAGACCTGATGCAATAGGCCAACCAAACATCTATAGGTCCTAAAGAGCCCTGATAGTGTGTACTTCAGTTGAATTTTCTACCATCATATATATAAGTAGGTACAGAAGTTGCTGAAACAGATGGAGGTTTTAAATGCTGAAaacttttttatatattatgttttgtAGTGACAATTGTTTCAATTCAATCTTTTGTAGACTAAAAGCATCAATGAATTTCTGAAGCCTGCCGATGGAGAAAGTTACTATCGCTCAGGTGGCCGTGGAAGAGGAGTACGTGGTCGTGGAAGAGGTGGTAACGGTGGAAACAACGGTTTTGAAGCACCATTTGTTAAAGCACCATCCATTGAAGATGTAGGGCAGTTTCCTTCCTTGGGCGCCGCCAAGTAAGGAAGCAGAACTTGCCATCTGGGTTTGTGTCAAATTATGCCGCAATTATCATGTATGGGCTCTGATGGCAGAGTATCTCCAGGAATCTGTTCCTGTATAATCATCCGAAACCTTTATAGTTCTTATTAGTGTAAAATTCAAATGACTTTCTGTGGTTTTATGCCCTTGAGTATTTATTTGCTTTGTGCATGAATGCCATTTCCTCCTTATAGGCATTAGGGTTACTATTAAATTTTTCGTTTTAGTTAAGCGAGGTCAGATTCTGATCTGGAGTTTTTCCCCGTTAAAACAATTTTGTTCCTTTTGCAAGCATtgttttgttcttgttcaaaGCAGCACTTCCTAGTTTATCCTCTTTTATCTTATTCTCAAATGCCTAGATGTCGTTGACTAGAATACAAATCTGAACTGTGGAAATAGCCTTTTGtgaaaatgcaaggtaaggcggCTGTGTATCGTACTGGTTTGGCCTGCCTTTGGGTTCCTTGCATAGCTGgagctttaatgcatcaattgGTGGGCTGATGTCTCTTTTTTTCCACCGGTGTTCGGTACCCGCATTGGAtgcactgcaccacaacccatggtGGTGTGCTGCCGTCCTTGCTATGGTGAAATTATATTCTTTCACTGTAAtattttcttcctaaaatttTGGTTTCCCCCTGTTGTAATTAAATGATCCTGAGCCAAGGTTGACGTCTTGTGTTCTTGATCTGGTGTAAGCCTCCACTTTGGTTGAATGTGCTGTGGCTAATTTGGGCAAATGCATTACTCCGCTAAGCTATTTAAAGAACATGAGCTACTCTATATGATCACGCTCCCCAAAAAGAATGTATATTATTAACACACTAGTCTGGGCCGTTCTTGGTGAAAATAAGGTCTTGAGTTGGTTGAAGTTTTTTGGAAAATACTCTAGGGAAAATGATTTCCCTGGTGGTAGTGAAAAAAATAAGTTTCACAATTGGCTTTTCACATTAGTTGCTTCAAATACACCTCATCTTTGCCCCCTATCCCCACTTCTCATAATGTTCATATAGATTATATACAAATGCTTTTAGAATAATAACCTTTGTTTATCAAatatgaaactaagaaatttatcattattcaagaaaatatttttttacatcgATGGTACCTTACCAATACAGAGGTGAATTTATAATATGATTGGAACCTAAAGCTCTGACAACCCACACGAGTAAGAATTTTTAGAAACCATCTCTTACTATTATAGAATTTTTAGAACCCATCTCTTACtactataaaattaatatatatacatatatatatatatatcaaaatatgatATGCTTTTACGTGCAGTGCACTGCTTGATGTTGGGttttaagggggggggggggggggagtattTATGCTTTTTCTCATCTAAATGATTggattcaaagaaaaataaaatacatcattGCACAACATACCTCATTTGTTTctaattttatacaataattagaAAGGGAGGGAAGGGCGGGGAAATGAGGTGGTGGGGAGTGTCGGAGAATATGGAAGGAGGGTGGTTTTGAAGAAATGAAAGGAGTGGGGtcttgaagaagaagatgaaaagggGTCGGggtgtttttatttattatttttattttattatatataattaaattatatataataatttaaaaattattaaaatattccAACAAGGAGCTAAAGTATGCAGGCAATACATTCATTTCacattttcttacaaaattatcTATTTGTCACGTTGGGGCTTAGTAATTAATTAAGTTGAATGCACTGAGAAGTTAAAGTAAAAGATATCCCGTCTTAATTAATACTAGTGGCATATCGCCCGCGCTACACGTAGACccaatatttatctttttattttaatctatGCGATacattttactttttaatttatttaaaaaaaaagattatttttatacttttagaaataatttatttttatatatatatttttaataaatattttataattacaCAAAATTTAAGGTTTAATTATATCACGAATTTTAAAATAGCATTTTATTTTTCTACTCCATACTTAATCAAATGGTGTCATATttattgaaacaaaaaaatagtaaaaaaaaataaaatttaatttttttgttttcgtATTTTATGTTTCGTTTATTTGTAccgaataaaatttaaaattttgatcattcagAACTTAGCTGTTAACTAAGTGAAGAAAATTTTAGGATTAAAGTGATGAAATTTAGTAAAAGTGAGGCTAATTAAACAACTTCAATGACTCCCCAGATGGAAGAATATAGGACAACTTTTCAAATCTATGGGTTCaccttgttgaaatttttgtacgAGTGCCACGTTAGCAAAAAGACACTGGACAGAGGTGGTGTTTGATAATGGAGAAAGGAAGAGGAAAATAAGAGGAAAAGGAGTGGTGAACAACACGACAACAATGACGGTATGAAGAGAGGACAAGAATGAAGATAAAGAAGNNNNNNNNNNNNNNNNNNNNNNNNNNNNNNNNNNNNNNNNNNNNNNNNNNNNNNNNNNNNNNNNNNNNNNNNNNNNNNNNNNNNNNNNNNNNNNNNNNNNNNNNNNNNNNNNNNNNNNNNNNNNNNNNNNNNNNNNNNNNNNNNNNNNNNNNNNNNNNNNNNNNNNNNNNNNNNNNNNNNNNNNNNNNNNNNNNNNNNNNNNNNNNNNNNNNNNNNNNNNNNNNNNNNNNNNNNNNNNNNNNNNNNNNNNNNNNNNNNNNNNNNNNNNNNNNNNNNNNNNNNNNNNNNNNNNNNNNNNNNNNNNNNNNNNNNNNNNNNNNNNNNNNNNNNNNNNNNNNNNNNNNNNNNNNNNNNNNNNNNNNNNNNNNNNNNNNNNNNNNNNNNNNNNNNNNNNNNNNNNNNNNNNNNNNNNNNNNNNNNNNNNNNNNNNNNNNNNNNNNNNNNNNNNNNNNNNNNNNNNNNNNNNNNNNNNNNNNNNNNNNNNNNNNNNNNNNNNNNNNNNNNNNNNNNNNNNNNNNNNNNNNNNNNNNNNNNNNNNNNNNNNNNNNNNNNNNNNNNNNNNNNNNNNNNNNNNNNNNNNNNNNNNNNNNNNNNNNNNNNNNNNNNNNNNNNNNNNNNNNNNNNNNNNNNNNNNNNNNNNNNNNNNNNNNNNNNNNNNNNNNNNNNNNNNNNNNNNNNNNNNNNNNNNNNNNNNNNNNNNNNNNNNNNNNNNNNNNNNNNNNNNNNNNNNNNNNNNNNNNNNNNNNNNNNNNNNNNNNNNNNNNNNNNNNNNNNNNNNNNNNNNNNNNNNNNNNNNNNNNNNNNNNNNNNNNNNNNNNNNNNNNNNNNNNNNNNNNNNNNNNNNNNNNNNNNNNNNNNNNNNNNNNNNNNNNNNNNNNNNNNNNNNNNNNNNNNNNNNNNNNNNNNNNNNNNNNNNNNNNNNNNNNNNNNNNNNNNNNNNNNNNNNNNNNNNNNNNNNNNNNNNNNNNNNNNNNNNNNNNNNNNNNNNNNNNNNNNNNNNNNNNNNNNNNNNNNNNNNNNNNNNNNNNNNNNNNNNNNNNNNNNNNNNNNNNNNNNNNNNNNNNNNNNNNNNNNNNNNNNNNNNNNNNNNNNNNNNNNNNNNNNNNNNNNNNNNNNNNNNNNNNNNNNNNNNNNNNNNNNNNNNNNNNNNNNNNNNNNNNNNNNNNNNNNNNNNNNNNNNNNNNNNNNNNNNNNNNNNNNNNNNNNNNNNNNNNNNNNNNNNNNNNNNNNNNNNNNNNNNNNNNNNNNNNNNNNNNNNNNNNNNNNNNNNNNNNNNNNNNNNNNNNNNNNNNNNNNNNNNNNNNNNNNNNNNNNNNNNNNNNNNNNNNNNNNNNNNNNNNNNNNNNNNNNNNNNNNNNNNNNNNNNNNNNNNNNNNNNNNNNNNNNNNNNNNNNNNNNNNNNNNNNNNNNNNNNNNNNNNNNNNNNNNNNNNNNNNNNNNNNNNNNNNNNNNNNNNNNNNNNNNNNNNNNNNNNNNNNNNNNNNNNNNNNNNNNNNNNNNNNNNNNNNNNNNNNNNNNNNNNNNNNNNNNNNNNNNNNNNNNNNNNNNNNNNNNNNNNNNNNNNNNNNNNNNNNNNNNNNNNNNNNNNNNNNNNNNNNNNNNNNNNNNNNNNNNNNNNNNNNNNNNNNNNNNNNNNNNNNNNNNNNNNNNNNNNNNNNNNNNNNNNNNNNNNNNNNNNNNNNNNNNNNNNNNNNNNNNNNNNNNNNNNNNNNNNNNNNNNNNNNNNNNNNNNNNNNNNNNNNNNNNNNNNNNNNNNNNNNNNNNNNNNNNNNNNNNNNNNNNNNNNNNNNNNNNNNNNNNNNNNNNNNNNNNNNNNNNNNNNNNNNNNNNNNNNNNNNNNNNNNNNNNNNNNNNNNNNNNNNNNNNNNNNNNNNNNNNNNNNNNNNNNNNNNNNNNNNNNNNNNNNNNNNNNNNNNNNNNNNNNNNNNNNNNNNNNNNNNNNNNNNNNNNNNNNNNNNNNNNNNNNNNNNNNNNNNNNNNNNNNNNNNNNNNNNNNNNNNNNNNNNNNNNNNNNNNNNNNNNNNNNNNNNNNNNNNNNNNNNNNNNNNNNNNNNNNNNNNNNNNNNNNNNNNNNNNNNNNNNNNNNNNNNNNNNNNNNNNNNNNNNNNNNNNNNNNNNNNNNNNNNNNNNNNNNNNNNNNNNNNNNNNNNNNNNNNNNNNNNNNNNNNNNNNNNNNNNNNNNNNNNNNNNNNNNNNNNNNNNNNNNNNNNNNNNNNNNNNNNNNNNNNNNNNNNNNNNNNNNNNNNNNNNNNNNNNNNNNNNNNNNNNNNNNNNNNNNNNNNNNNNNNNNNNNNNNNNNNNNNNNNNNNNNNNNNNNNNNNNNNNNNNNNNNNNNNNNNNNNNNNNNNNNNNNNNNNNNNNNNNNNNNNNNNNNNNNNNNNNNNNNNNNNNNNNNNNNNNNNNNNNNNNNNNNNNNNNNNNNNNNNNNNNNNNNNNNNNNNNNNNNNNNNNNNNNNNNNNNNNNNNNNNNNNNNNNNNNNNNNNNNNNNNNNNNNNNNNNNNNNNNNNNNNNNNNNNNNNNNNNNNNNNNNNNNNNNNNNNNNNNNNNNNNNNNNNNNNNNNNNNNNNNNNNNNNNNNNNNNNNNNNNNNNNNNNNNNNNNNNNNNNNNNNNNNNNNNNNNNNNNNNNNNNNNNNNNNNNNNNNNNNNNNNNNNNNNNNNNNNNNNNNNNNNNNNNNNNNNNNNNNNNNNNNNNNNNNNNNNNNNNNNNNNNNNNNNNNNNNNNNNNNNNNNNNNNNNNNNNNNNNNNNNNNNNNNNNNNNNNNNNNNNNNNNNNNNNNNNNNNNNNNNNNNNNNNNNNNNNNNNNNNNNNNNNNNNNNNNNNNNNNNNNNNNNNNNNNNNNNNNNNNNNNNNNNNNNNNNNNNNNNNNNNNNNNNNNNNNNNNNNNNNNNNNNNNNNNNNNNNNNNNNNNNNNNNNNNNNNNNNNNNNNNNNNNNNNNNNNNNNNNNNNNNNNNNNNNNNNNNNNNNNNNNNNNNNNNNNNNNNNNNNNNNNNNNNNNNATTGTGACTTAGTACATAAGAGAATGAACAAAGGCGTCCTTTATTTTAAGTTAGTTATTGTAGAAAATAATACTTCGTCATAATTTGTTGTATTAATTATTgcacatacaacaacaacatatccagtgtattccctCAAAGTGGGGTCTGAAGGGGAGAGGGGGAAGGTAAAGTATACGTAGTCCATATTACTACCTCATTTGAAGTacagaggttgtttctgataaacCCCCGACTCAGGACATATAATATTattacaaacaaaaaatataaaagcaaacaacaaaaagGGATATATACCGCTAGATAATAGAGGAAACAAGATACCCACAAGGTAATACTATATATTAACTATTcaaaaatcatagacatcaccaaaaTATTACGAACAAGAGACTACAAGAAACTACAGATACAGATACAAACATAGCACTTTTTCTTACTATTACGGACGTACTCCTACCTACTAATCACTATAAAAAAAACAGCATTTAGCAACTATCATATTTGATTGCTATTTTATGTAAATCCGTCGCTAAACAAAAATAGCGATGGAATAGCGAAGAATTTGAGTTTGTTGCTATATTGCTCGTTGCTAACCTCTTAGCGAcgaaaaaaagattttcgtcgCAAAACTTGTGACCGATTAGCGACGAAATTTATTAGTTGATGTTATCGACGGAATATTACGTTGCTATACCGTTGCTatttccaaaatttatttttatcgtGGCTAAATTTACTACAGAATATTTTGTCGCTGATTCGTTGCAACATAGTTTGGTCGACTGAGAAGACGTTTTTAGCGATCAAATTTATCCATCGCTAAAGTTTTTTCACTATCAACGACAAaagttagtcactaattttttgtcTCTAATAATTAtgtaagaaaattattgaaacgcataaattattgaataattaaaataaccAATATTCATATAGATAGCAAAATGCACAATAACTGTGTCTAAACATCCACAAGttcaaatattttgtcaaaataaacTAATGTCAAACCCACATCCATCAAAATTAGTATTTGTTACTACACAATTGTTTTGTACTTTCACACAAAATAGTCTATCAAAAAACAATGCAACGATGAAGGGCTACGAATACTATGAAGCTACGAATTAACGTCATCATCATTAGTAGGAGGAGGATCAAGCACG
The Capsicum annuum cultivar UCD-10X-F1 chromosome 6, UCD10Xv1.1, whole genome shotgun sequence DNA segment above includes these coding regions:
- the LOC107872931 gene encoding RGG repeats nuclear RNA binding protein A produces the protein MATLNPFDLLDGDAEDPSLFIAVKQIKQIPPVASVNKKGPAQQAKPAAAAKLPSKPLPPSEAVREARNDGQRGGGRGGPRGGLRGRGRGFNQEFVDGENTFGSTNGFSGGYRASEDGESGKPSERRGGYGGPRGGVRGGRRGGFSNGDDAVDGERPRRVFERRSGTGRGYEFKREGAGRGNWGAPTDELAPENKPVNIEEKIVDAEKQDGQADDADANKDSPMVEPQEKEPEEKEMTLEEYEKVMEEKRKALLALKPEERKVNLDKEFASMQLLSNKKNDDEVFIKLGAEKDKHKEAVEKAKKTKSINEFLKPADGESYYRSGGRGRGVRGRGRGGNGGNNGFEAPFVKAPSIEDVGQFPSLGAAK